The genomic segment GCACCGACCGCATCGTGGCGACGGCGCGGGCGCTGGTGGACGCGGAGGGGCTGGCGGCGGTCTCCACGCGCCGGCTCGCCGCCGAGCTGGGGGTGAGCGGGCCCTCCCTCTACAACCACTTCCGCACCATGGACCAGATCCTGGAGGCCGTCGCCGACTCGGTGAGCGCACAGGTGGACCTGTCGATGTTCGAGGACGGGCGGGACTGGCGGACCGCGCTGCACGACTGGGCGGTCTCCTACCGGGCCGCCCTGCGCGACCATCCGAACATCGTGCCCGTCCTCGCCAGGGGACCCGGGCGACGGCCGGCGGGGCTGCGGGTCGCCGACGTGGTCTTCGGGGCCATGGTCGAGGCCGGGTGGCCGGCGGCGCAGGCCACGTCCATCGGGGCGTTGATGCGGTACTTCATCATGGGGTCCGCGATCGGGTCGTTCGCCGGGGGGTTCGTGGACGACGAGAGCGCGTACGACCCGGCCGACTATCCGCACCTCGGGCAGGCCCACCTGCTGGCCGAGCAGCAGGAGAAGGTGGACGAGCGGGCGTTCGAGGTGGGGCTGACGGCGTTGCTGGACGGGTTGGAGCAGCAGTACGGGCGGGTCGCGCCCCACAGCCCCGAGCTGGGCGTCTGAAAACCGCGAGCTTTCGTGGCACTCCCCCACCTAGCCTCGGCTCCATGACGAACGGCTCCCGGTCCACGCCCACCCGCAAGGTCGAGCTGCTCGCGGCGGGGGCGGCCGCCGTCACCGTCGTGCTGTGGGCGTCGGCGTTCGTGTCGATCCGCAGTGCCGGGGAGGCGTACTCGCCGGGGGCGTTGGCGCTCGGGCGGTTGCTGGCGGGCGTGCTCGTACTGGGCGCGATCTGGCTGGTGCGCCGGGAGGGGTGGCCGCCGCGGGCCGCGTGGCGGGGGATCGCGGTGTCCGGGGTGCTGTGGTTCGGGTTCTACATGGTCGCCCTGAACTGGGGCGAGCAGCAGGTCGACGCGGGGACGGCGGCACTCGTCGTCAACATCGGGCCGATCCTCATCGCCCTGCTCGGTGCCCGGCTGCTGGGCGACCCGATGCCGCCAAGGCTGCTCGCCGGCATGGCGGTGTCGTTCGCGGGCGCGGTCGCCGTGGGTCTGTCGATGTCCGGCGAGGGCGGGGCCTCGGTGCTGGGCGTCGTCCTCTGTGTGCTCGCGGCCGTCGGGTACGCGGCCGGGGTCGTCGCGCAGAAGCCCGCGCTGGGCTCGGCGAGCCCGCTCCAGGTGACCACGTTCGGCTGTCTCGTGGGGGCGGTGGCGTGCCTGCCGTTCGCCGGGCAGCTGGTGCGGGAGGCGGCGGACGCGCCGGCCTCGGCGACCCTCAACATGGTGTACCTGGGCGTGTTCCCGACCGCCCTCGCCTTCACGACCTGGGCGTACGCCCTCGCCCGTACGACCGCGAGCCGGATGGGCGCGACCACGTACGCCGTGCCCGCGCTGGTCGTCCTGATGTCCTGGCTGGCGCTGGGCGAGGTACCGGGGCCGCTCACGCTGGCCGGTGGCGCGCTGTGCCTGGCGGGTGTGGCGGTGTCGCGGTCCCGCACCCGGCCGCGTACGCCCGGGGCGGTGCCCGGCGCCGAGGTCGCGGCCCCGGATGTCGTTCCGGAACCGCGACCCGGGCCGCCCGCGCGGGGCTAACCGTCCGTTCGTGAACCCGCCCTCCCCGCGAGGATCTTGATCGACACGAGGGCGATCACCGAGAGCCCGATGATGTACGCGGACACCGCCATGGACGTGTCGGTGGCCTCCAGCAGGAGGACCATCAGGAACGGGGCGAGGCCGCCGCCGAACACCGCCGCGATCTGGTAGCCGAGGGAGGCGCCCGTGTACCGCATCTCGGGGGTGAACAGCTCGGCGAACAGGGCGGCTTGGGGCCCGTACATGATGCTGAGGAAACAGCTGGCGACGAACGTGCCGACGGCGAGCCACAGCAGGGAGCCGGTGTCGATGAGCAGGAACAGCGGGACGGCCCACAGGGCGATGCCGACCGCGCCGAACGCGTAGATCCGGATACGGCCGACGCGGTCGGAGAGAGCCGCGGCGGCGGGGATCAGGATCAGCTGGGTGAGGCTGACGCAGAGGGAGACGGCGAGGACCGCACTGCGTTTCATGCCGAGTTCGCGGGTCGTGTAGTCGAGGACGCCGGTGATGAGGATGTAGAACGTCGCGGTGTTCACGGCGAAGGAGCCGCCGGCCAGGAAGACCGTGCCGAGGTGACCGCGGATGATCGTCCTGAGCGGGGAGCCCTTCTCACTCCTCTCCTTCTCCGTCAACTCCCGTTCCGCCGCTCTGAATTCGGGGGTCTCCTCGACGTGGCGGTGGATGTACCAGGCGAGGCCCAGGACGAACAGGCCGACCAGGAAGGGCACACGCCAGCCCCAGGCGGCGAACGCGGAGTCGCTGGT from the Streptomyces sp. NBC_00310 genome contains:
- a CDS encoding TetR/AcrR family transcriptional regulator yields the protein MARPRKPLLSTDRIVATARALVDAEGLAAVSTRRLAAELGVSGPSLYNHFRTMDQILEAVADSVSAQVDLSMFEDGRDWRTALHDWAVSYRAALRDHPNIVPVLARGPGRRPAGLRVADVVFGAMVEAGWPAAQATSIGALMRYFIMGSAIGSFAGGFVDDESAYDPADYPHLGQAHLLAEQQEKVDERAFEVGLTALLDGLEQQYGRVAPHSPELGV
- a CDS encoding DMT family transporter gives rise to the protein MTNGSRSTPTRKVELLAAGAAAVTVVLWASAFVSIRSAGEAYSPGALALGRLLAGVLVLGAIWLVRREGWPPRAAWRGIAVSGVLWFGFYMVALNWGEQQVDAGTAALVVNIGPILIALLGARLLGDPMPPRLLAGMAVSFAGAVAVGLSMSGEGGASVLGVVLCVLAAVGYAAGVVAQKPALGSASPLQVTTFGCLVGAVACLPFAGQLVREAADAPASATLNMVYLGVFPTALAFTTWAYALARTTASRMGATTYAVPALVVLMSWLALGEVPGPLTLAGGALCLAGVAVSRSRTRPRTPGAVPGAEVAAPDVVPEPRPGPPARG
- a CDS encoding MFS transporter, whose product is MDTAPSSPSVPQPPAPTAPRPQSHRKVATAAALASAVEWYDYFVFGIAAALVLGDLYFPAGSSSAGVLAAFATFAVGFLARPLGGVVAGHLGDKRGRKPMLVLALTLMGVATTAIGLLPTYETIGIAAPILLVLLRVAQGVAVGAQWGGAMLLATEYAPEGKRGVYGSFVQLGVPIGVVSANTMFLVVGAATSDSAFAAWGWRVPFLVGLFVLGLAWYIHRHVEETPEFRAAERELTEKERSEKGSPLRTIIRGHLGTVFLAGGSFAVNTATFYILITGVLDYTTRELGMKRSAVLAVSLCVSLTQLILIPAAAALSDRVGRIRIYAFGAVGIALWAVPLFLLIDTGSLLWLAVGTFVASCFLSIMYGPQAALFAELFTPEMRYTGASLGYQIAAVFGGGLAPFLMVLLLEATDTSMAVSAYIIGLSVIALVSIKILAGRAGSRTDG